The stretch of DNA CACTGATAACAACAGATCCCTGATTCCCTATCATACGGTAACTTGCCATTCTTCCATGATACTCTGAATCAGTAGCTATTTGTTGTACCGATTGAAGAAGAACACGAATCCAAGTTGTCCCCAGTCCTATTAAGAAAATTCCTGAAAGTGCAATAGGTAATATAGGAGCAATACCGACAAAAAGTAATCCAATTAATACAATGAACAGTGAATAAAGAGCGATTTTATTTTTACTTTTTCTCCACCACCATGTTCCTAAAGATCCTGCAACCACTCCCCCTAGCGAAATAGTTGCATCCATTAAGCCATAGACAGCAGCGGATTGAAGTAAATATTCAACCGTATAGACTGATAAAAAACCTAAGCTTGTATGGAAGACAAGCTGACCATTCAACATAATAATAAATAAACCAAGTAATAATTTATTATTTTTAATATAGATAAACCCATCTGCCATGTCCTTAACAATTGAATTCCTTTTTCCTACCCCCTTTTTTTCCTTTACCTTACTTTTAACTAGAAATAATGAAATCGATGCGATTGCAAAGCTGCCAGTCACGATAGCCATAGAACTCGATACAGATATGAAGCTAATGATAAGTCCTCCGACAGAGGCTCCAACTAGCCCTCCTATAATAGCAGCAGACGATGATTGAGAGAATATTTTTGGCAAATGCTCTTTTTCAAAAGACTCTGCAATAAAGGCTTGTATGGCTGGACGAAATAATGAACCTGAGACCTGCAAAAGCATGTGAATAACAATAATTAACCAAGGATTGATTCTATCGATTGTAAAAAAGAACAGTAAGACCAGCATCGAAAAAGTACATACGAGATTAGCTAAGACCGACAACTTTTTTCGATTAAATCGATCAACAATAACACCAAAAAATAAATTCAAAACAAGCCCAGGTAAAAAGCCAAGTCCTACTAATACTCCTGTATAGAGTGCTTCATTCGTTAATTGGTATAACGCCCAAGTCACTGATACTAAGTACATCGACCGACCAAATTCAGATAAAAAGAAGGAAATCAATATATTTTTAAAACCAACCATAAGGACATTCACCACCATTGATATAACAGTTAGTTACAATTCAAATAAAGTGAAACTTCCATAAGTGGGGTTTTTTTTCATCCCCCACTGATGGTTAGTTGCGGCCCACAGGAAGTGGGTCACGCAGACGTTGCCACACGATGTGGCGCTTTTAGTCTGTGTTCATTTTACGGGCTTTTACGGGCAGTTGTCCCCCACCTATCTTCCTCGCTTCTCTCTCAATCTTGAGGTGGGGGTCTTACTGCCCGTTAATGCGGGATAAATCAAGTTTAATTATTTTTGCCATTCTAAAAATTCTGTTTCAACCTTCATTTCTTATATGTATTTGGTCAGCTCCAAATCTAAAGCTTACCCAATCTTGTTTCAGATCGATGTAACTCCTCTATAACCAATTTTAAGTTTATTTGTATAATAATAAAAATTTAAAATTCCTATACATTTCCATAAGTCTTTCTTATGTATCATCTGAAAATAATTCAGCTAAAATATGAGCCTATTAGCCATAAAAAACAATCTAATAAACAGATTTGTATTATTTCATTTCTAGCACGAGGTCTCGTCAGCTTTTTATACAGGGAAGAATAACCTTACTTCTGTACCTACCCCTTCTTTACTTGTAATTTTAATTTCTCCTTTGTGCAATTTCATAATACTTTTTGCAATATGAAGTCCTAAACCAGAGCCTCCTGTTTCTCTGCTCCTCGCCTTGTCTACTCGGTAAAAACGCTCAAATGTATTTTCTATTTCTCCCTGTGGAATTCCTATACCATAATCTATAACACGAATAATAGCTTGTTTTTCATGTTTCTCTAAAAAAACTTCAATTCTGTCACTACTATACTTAATCGCATTATCAAGCAAAATAACGATAACTTGCTTTATCTTTAGTTCATCAGCCTTTATGATAATTGGATATTCATTGAATTGTAGTGTAATGTCTCTTCTATAAACATCTTTAAGTTGTTTAAGAATGCTCTTGCAAAGATTAACTAAATTCACTTCATTCATTTCTAAAACATTTTCTTTCTCTAAAGTAGCTAATTCTAAAAAAGTTTCAGTCATTTTTTGAATTCTTGTTGCCTCTGAGTGAATTGATTGAATTGCTTCGTTCGCCATATCTTTATTATC from Cytobacillus dafuensis encodes:
- a CDS encoding MFS transporter gives rise to the protein MVGFKNILISFFLSEFGRSMYLVSVTWALYQLTNEALYTGVLVGLGFLPGLVLNLFFGVIVDRFNRKKLSVLANLVCTFSMLVLLFFFTIDRINPWLIIVIHMLLQVSGSLFRPAIQAFIAESFEKEHLPKIFSQSSSAAIIGGLVGASVGGLIISFISVSSSMAIVTGSFAIASISLFLVKSKVKEKKGVGKRNSIVKDMADGFIYIKNNKLLLGLFIIMLNGQLVFHTSLGFLSVYTVEYLLQSAAVYGLMDATISLGGVVAGSLGTWWWRKSKNKIALYSLFIVLIGLLFVGIAPILPIALSGIFLIGLGTTWIRVLLQSVQQIATDSEYHGRMASYRMIGNQGSVVISAPLIGWIATNFGANYIYLILMIPISLCILYAIFHANQEQFMKITNKAA